Proteins encoded by one window of Carassius auratus strain Wakin chromosome 24, ASM336829v1, whole genome shotgun sequence:
- the LOC113042657 gene encoding myosin-6-like encodes MSDAVMAEFGSAASFLRKSEKERLEAQTRPFDMKKECFVPDPEVEYVKASITSRDGDKVTVETEFGKTLTFKEVDVHPQNPPKFDKIEDMAMFTFLHEPAVLFNLKERYAAWMIYTYSGLFCVTVNPYKWLPVYDASVVKAYRGKKRTEAPPHIFSISDNAYQYMLSDRENQSVLITGESGAGKTVNTKRVIQYFASIAAVSGKKDAASEKKGTLEDQIIQANPALEAFGNAKTIRNDNSSRFGKFIRIHFGVSGKLASADVETYLLEKSRVTYQLKAERDYHIFYQILSQKKPELLEMLLITNNPYDYAYISQGETQVTSIDDAEELIATDEAFDVLGFTADEKAGIYKLTGAVMHYGNMKFKQKQREEQAEADGTEDADKVAYLMGLNSADLIKGLCHPRVKVGNEWVTKGQSVQQVYYSIGALAKSVYEKMFLWMVVRINQSLDTKQPRQYFIGVLDIAGFEIFDFNTFEQLCINFTNEKLQQFFNHHMFVLEQEEYKKEGIEWEFIDFGMDLAACIELIEKPMGIMSILEEECMFPKASDATFKAKLYDNHLGKNPTFQKPRIVKGKPEAHFSLVHYAGTVDYNISNWLVKNKDPLNETVVGLFQKSTVKLLSFLFAGYSGADSSQDAKGGKGGGKKKGSSFQTVSALHRENLNKLMTNLRSTHPHFVRCIIPNETKTPGAMENPLVMHQLRCNGVLEGIRICRKGFPNRILYGDFKQRYRILNPSAIPEGQFIDNKKAAEKLLGSLDLDHSQYKLGHTKVFFKAGLLGTLEELRDDRLALIITGIQARARGILSRIEFQKIVERRDSLLVIQWNVRAFMGVKNWPWMKLYFKIKPLLKSAETEKEMANMKEEFTKLKEAYAKSEARKKELEEKMVSLLQEKNDLQLAMQSEQDNLCDAEERCEGLIKSKIQLEAKVKELTERLEDEEEMNAELVAKKRKLEDECSELKKDIDDLELTLAKVEKEKHATENKVKNLTEEMSALDEIIAKLTKEKKALQEAHQQTLDDLQSEEDKVNTLTKAKAKLEQQVDDLEGSLEQEKKLRMDLERVKRKLEGDLKLTQESIMDLENDKQQLDEKLKKKDFEMAQLNSKIEDEQALGAQLQKKLKELQARIEELEEELEAERAARAKVEKQRADLSRELEEISERLEEAGGATAAQIEMNKKREAEFQKLRRDLEESTLQHEATAATLRKKHADSVADLGEQIDNLQRVKQKLEKEKSELKLELDDVVSNMEQTVKSKSNLEKMCRTLEDQMSEYRTKAEEGQRTINDFTMQKAKLQTENGELSRQVEEKDSLVSQLTRGKQSYTQQIEDLKRQLEEEVKAKNALAHAVQSARHDSDLLREQFEEEQEAKAELQRSLSKANSEVAQWRTKYETDAIQRTEELEDAKKKLAQRLQDAEEAVEAVNAKCSSLEKTKHRLQNEIEDLMVDVERSNAAAAALDKKQRNFDKVLAEWKQKYEESQSELESVQKESRSLSTELFKLKNSYEEVLDQLETMKRENKNLQEEISDLTEQLGESGKSIHELEKIRKQLEQEKAEIQTALEEAEGSLEHEEGKILRAQLEFNQVKADIERKLTEKDEEMEQSKRNQQRMVDTLQSSLESETRSRNEALRLKKKMEGDLNEMEIQLSQANRQASEAQKQLKGLHGHLKDAQMQLDDALRGNDDLKENIAIVERRNNLLQAELDELRSLVEQTERGRKLAEQELLDVSERVQLLHSQNTSLLNQKKKLEGDNTQLQTEVEEAVQECRNAEEKAKKAITDAAMMAEELKKEQDTSAHLERMKKNMEQTIKDLQHRLDEAEQIAMKGGKKQVQKLEARVRELENEVELEQRKASESVKGVRKYERRIKELTYQTEEDRKNLARLQDLVDKLQLKVKSYKRAAEEAEEQANANLGKFRKIQHELDEAEERADIAESQVNKMRAKSRDSGPKKGHDEE; translated from the exons ATGTCTGACGCCGTCATGGCAGAGTTTGGGTCTGCCGCTTCCTTCCTGCGTAAGTCAGAGAAGGAGCGTCTGGAGGCCCAAACTCGTCCGTTCGACATGAAGAAGGAGTGCTTTGTGCCTGATCCTGAGGTTGAGTACGTCAAAGCCTCCATCACCAGTAGAGACGGTGACAAGGTCACTGTTGAAACTGAATTTGGAAAG ACTCTGACTTTCAAGGAGGTGGATGTTCATCCTCAGAACCCGCCAAAGTTTGATAAAATTGAGGACATGGCGATGTTCACCTTCCTGCACGAGCCAGCCGTGCTGTTTAACCTCAAAGAGCGTTACGCAGCCTGGATGATCTAC ACCTATTCAGGGCTGTTCTGTGTCACGGTGAACCCCTACAAGTGGCTTCCAGTGTACGATGCCTCTGTGGTCAAAGCCTACAGAGGAAAGAAGAGGACTGAAGCTCCTCCTcacatcttctccatctctgACAACGCCTACCAATACATGCTGTCAG ACAGAGAGAACCAGTCTGTCCTGATCAC TGGAGAATCCGGTGCTGGAAAGACTGTGAACACCAAAAGAGTCATCCAGTACTTTGCCAGCATTGCTGCTGTATCTGGGAAAAAAGATGCAGCTTCTGAGAAGAAG GGTACTCTGGAGGATCAAATCATCCAAGCTAACCCTGCCCTGGAGGCCTTTGGCAATGCAAAGACCATCAGAAATGACAACTCCTCCCGATTC GGTAAATTCATCCGAATTCACTTTGGTGTAAGTGGAAAATTGGCTTCTGCAGATGTTGAAACTT ATCTGCTGGAGAAGTCTCGTGTCACTTATCAGCTCAAGGCTGAGAGAGACTACCACATCTTCTACCAGATCCTGTCTCAGAAGAAACCAGAACTGCTAG AGATGCTGCTCATCACCAACAACCCCTATGACTACGCCTACATCTCCCAAGGAGAGACACAAGTGACATCCATTGATGATGCCGAAGAGCTGATAGCCACTGAC GAAGCGTTTGATGTGTTGGGCTTCACTGCGGATGAAAAGGCAGGCATCTACAAGCTGACTGGTGCGGTCATGCACTACGGGAACATGAAGTTCAAGCAGAAGCAGCGAGAGGAACAGGCAGAGGCTGATGGGACTGAGG ATGCTGACAAAGTCGCTTATCTGATGGGCCTTAACTCTGCTGATCTCATCAAGGGTTTGTGCCACCCGAGAGTCAAAGTAGGAAATGAGTGGGTCACCAAGGGACAGAGTGTCCAACAG GTGTACTACTCTATTGGTGCTCTGGCAAAGTCAGTGTACGAGAAGATGTTCCTCTGGATGGTTGTGAGAATCAACCAATCCCTGGACACCAAACAGCCTCGTCAGTACTTCATTGGTGTGCTGGACATTGCTGGATTTGAGATCTTTGAT TTCAACACCTTTGAGCAGCTGTGCATCAACTTCACTAATGAGAAGCTGCAGCAGTTCTTCAACCACCACATGTTTGTGCTGGAGCAAGAGGAATACAAGAAGGAGGGCATTGAGTGGGAGTTCATTGACTTTGGCATGGACTTAGCGGCTTGTATTGAGTTAATTGAGAAG CCCATGGGTATCATGTCCATCCTTGAAGAGGAGTGCATGTTTCCCAAAGCCAGCGATGCAACATTCAAAGCTAAGCTTTATGACAACCATTTGGGTAAGAATCCTACTTTCCAGAAGCCAAGGATTGTCAAGGGTAAACCAGAGGCGCATTTCTCCCTGGTTCACTACGCTGGCACTGTGGACTACAACATCTCAAACTGGCTGGTGAAGAACAAGGACCCTCTCAATGAGACGGTTGTTGGACTCTTCCAAAAGTCTACTGTGAAGCTGCTGTCGTTCCTGTTTGCTGGATATTCTGGGGCAGACTCAT CCCAAGATGCCAAGGGAGGTAAAGGAGGTGGCAAAAAGAAGGGTTCGTCTTTCCAGACTGTGTCGGCCCTTCATAGG GAGAACTTGAACAAGCTGATGACCAACTTGAGGTCAACTCACCCTCACTTTGTGCGCTGCATCATCCCCAATGAGACTAAGACTCCTGGGGCGATGGAGAATCCTCTGGTCATGCACCAGCTGCGCTGTAACGGTGTGCTGGAGGGCATCAGAATCTGCAGAAAGGGCTTCCCCAACAGGATCCTGTATGGAGATTTCAAGCAGAG ATACCGTATTCTGAATCCATCTGCTATCCCCGAGGGTCAGTTCATTGACAACAAGAAAGCTGCTGAGAAACTGCTGGGCTCACTGGACCTTGACCACAGCCAGTACAAGCTAGGACATACTAAG GTGTTCTTCAAGGCTGGTCTCCTGGGTACCCTTGAAGAGTTGAGAGATGACCGTCTTGCTCTCATCATTACTGGGATTCAAGCAAGAGCTCGCGGTATTCTCTCAAGAATTGAGTTCCAGAAGATTGTTGAGCGTAG AGATTCTTTGTTGGTGATCCAGTGGAACGTACGTGCCTTCATGGGTGTCAAGAATTGGCCCTGGATGAAGCTCTACTTCAAGATTAAGCCTCTGTTGAAATCTGCCGAAACTGAGAAAGAAATGGCCAACATGAAGGAAGAATTCACCAAGCTGAAGGAGGCTTATGCAAAATCTGAAGCCCGCAAAAAAGAACTTGAGGAAAAGATGGTTTCTCTTCTCCAAGAGAAGAATGACCTTCAACTTGCAATGCAGTCT GAGCAAGATAATCTTTGCGATGCTGAGGAGAGATGTGAGGGTCTGATCAAGAGCAAGATCCAGCTTGAAGCCAAAGTCAAAGAGCTGACCGAGAGACTGGAGGATGAAGAAGAAATGAATGCTGAGTTGGTTGCAAAGAAACGAAAGCTGGAGGATGAATGTTCTGAGCTCAAGAAGGACATTGATGACCTTGAGCTCACTCTGGCCAAAGTGGAGAAAGAGAAACATGCAACTGAGAACAAG GTTAAAAATCTCACTGAGGAAATGTCAGCACTTGATGAAATCATTGCTAAGCTGACCAAGGAGAAGAAAGCTCTGCAGGAGGCCCATCAGCAAACGCTGGATGATCTCCAGAGTGAGGAAGACAAAGTCAACACACTCACCAAAGCCAAAGCCAAGCTGGAGCAACAAGTGGATGAT ctTGAGGGATCCTTGGAGCAAGAAAAGAAGCTGCGCATGGATCTTGAGAGAGTAAAGAGAAAGCTGGAGGGCGATTTAAAATTGACCCAGGAGAGCATTATGGACTTGGAAAATGATAAACAGCAACTGGACGAGAAGCTGAAGAA GAAGGACTTTGAAATGGCCCAACTCAACAGCAAAATTGAGGATGAACAGGCTCTTGGTGCCCAGCTCCAGAAGAAACTGAAGGAGCTGCAG GCTCGTATTGAAGAGCTTGAGGAGGAGCTGGAGGCTGAGAGAGCCGCTCGAGCCAAAGTTGAGAAACAGAGAGCTGATCTGTCCAGAGAACTGGAGGAGATCAGTGAGAGGCTGGAGGAGGCTGGTGGAGCCACTGCTGCCCAGATTGAGATGAACAAGAAACGTGAAGCTGAGTTCCAGAAGCTGCGTAGAGATCTTGAAGAGTCCACTCTACAACATGAAGCCACCGCTGCTACACTGAGGAAGAAACATGCCGACAGTGTGGCTGATCTGGGAGAACAGATTGACAACCTTCAGAGAGTGAAGCAGAAGCTGGAGAAAGAGAAGAGTGAACTGAAGTTAGAGCTTGATGATGTGGTCTCCAACATGGAGCAGACTGTCAAGTCAAAG aGCAACTTGGAGAAAATGTGCAGAACTCTGGAAGACCAGATGAGTGAGTACAGAACCAAAGCTGAGGAAGGCCAGCGTACCATCAATGATTTCACCATGCAAAAAGCCAAGCTGCAAACTGAGAATG gtGAACTGTCTAGACAGGTAGAGGAGAAAGACTCCCTGGTGTCTCAGCTGACTAGAGGCAAGCAGTCCTACACTCAGCAGATTGAAGATCTCAAGAGACAACTAGAGGAGGAAGTcaag GCTAAGAATGCCCTGGCCCATGCAGTTCAATCTGCTCGTCATGACTCTGATCTGCTGAGGGAGCAGTTTGAGGAGGAGCAGGAAGCTAAAGCTGAGCTGCAGCGGAGTCTGTCCAAGGCAAACTCTGAGGTGGCTCAGTGGAGAACCAAGTATGAAACTGATGCCATCCAGAGGACTGAGGAGCTGGAGGATGCCAA GAAGAAGCTGGCTCAGCGTCTGCAAGATGCAGAAGAAGCTGTGGAAGCAGTCAATGCCAAATGCTCCTCACTGGAGAAGACCAAACACAGGCTGCAGAATGAGATTGAAGATCTCATGGTGGATGTGGAGAGATCCAATGCTGCCGCCGCTGCTCTGGACAAGAAGCAAAGAAACTTTGACAAG GTCCTGGCTGAGTGGAAGCAAAAGTATGAGGAGTCTCAGAGTGAACTAGAAAGTGTCCAGAAAGAGTCTAGATCTCTGAGCACTGAACTCTTCAAACTGAAGAACTCCTATGAAGAGGTTCTGGATCAACTTGAGACCAtgaagagagagaacaagaaCCTCCAAG AGGAAATCTCTGACCTCACTGAGCAACTTGGGGAGTCAGGAAAAAGCATCCATGAGTTGGAGAAAATTAGAAAGCAGCTGGAGCAGGAAAAAGCAGAGATCCAGACAGCCTTGGAGGAGGCTGAG GGTTCACTTGAACATGAGGAAGGCAAGATACTTAGAGCTCAGCTTGAGTTCAATCAAGTAAAGGCTGATATTGAACGCAAACTGACGGAGAAAGATGAAGAGATGGAGCAGTCCAAGAGGAACCAGCAGAGAATGGTTGATACTCTGCAGAGCTCACTGGAATCAGAGACTCGCAGCAGGAATGAAGCTCTCAGACTGAAGAAGAAGATGGAGGGAGACCTCAATGAGATGGAGATTCAGCTCAGCCAGGCTAACAGACAGGCATCAGAAGCCCAGAAGCAACTCAAGGGTCTTCATGGACATCTCAAG GATGCCCAAATGCAGCTGGATGACGCTCTGCGTGGTAATGATGATCTCAAAGAGAACATCGCCATCGTGGAGAGACGCAACAATCTGCTGCAGGCTGAACTGGATGAGCTGAGATCTCTGGTGGAACAGACTGAGAGAGGAAGGAAACTGGCTGAGCAGGAACTGCTGGACGTCAGTGAGAGAGTCCAGCTCCTGCATTCTCAG AACACCAGCCTGCTGAATCAGAAGAAGAAGCTGGAGGGAGATAATACTCAGCTTCAGACTGAGGTTGAGGAGGCAGTGCAGGAGTGCAGGAACGCTGAGGAAAAAGCCAAGAAGGCCATCACTGATGCTGCCATGATGGCAGAAGAGCTGAAGAAGGAGCAGGACACCAGCGCTCATCTGGAGCGCATGAAGAAGAACATGGAGCAGACCATCAAGGACCTGCAGCACCGTCTGGATGAAGCTGAGCAGATCGCCATGAAGGGAGGCAAGAAGCAGGTCCAGAAACTGGAAGCCAGG GTGAGAGAGCTGGAAAATGAGGTGGAGCTGGAACAGAGAAAGGCGAGCGAGTCTGTGAAAGGAGTCCGTAAATATGAGAGACGCATCAAGGAGCTCACCTACCAG ACTGAGGAAGACCGTAAGAATCTGGCACGTCTTCAGGATCTGGTGGACAAACTCCAGCTGAAGGTCAAGTCCTACAAGAGAGCTGCTGAGGAGGCG GAGGAACAGGCGAATGCTAACCTGGGCAAGTTCCGTAAGATTCAGCATGAGCTGGATGAAGCGGAGGAGAGGGCAGATATTGCCGAATCTCAGGTCAACAAGATGAGAGCCAAGAGCCGCGATTCAGGACCCAAG AAAGGACATGATGAAGAGTAA